GTAGTGCCAAAGCCTGCCAGCCTGTCCAACATCAAGCTGGAATGGGGCGGAGCCTTGGACGGACTGAACCAGGTGGGTGTGGCTAATAGCCCCAGGTGGGGTCCGGCGATTGGTTGATTAAGAATGGAGTAGAAGTTGATTACTTACTGAAAATGGCGCAAATTATATGCTGTTAAAATACCCCTAAATgaatgattttgtttttaattctttGGTTCAGTTAACTCCTGACCTTCCTCTGGCCAGACTACGTGCTTCCTCCACCGAGGTGAGTGACAGGGCATGAGTAATCTGCCAGCATTGACTAGTGCTGTGCTTGTATCATTTATGTTAACCAACTGCGCTGTCACTCTGTCCACATTAGGTTAGCTTAGCCTCGGAGCTGTCCAAGTACGAAGCTGAGCTGGACTCGGACATTcaggttctggagaggaggctATCTCAGAAGCATCAGCGCCAACGACAGCCAGGCCAGGGTGAGGTACTGAGTCCATGCCCACTTCCCATAATTCCACTCACTGGCCCTTCCCACACCTCTGTACCACAACCACAAACCAGCACGCTCAGCCATTCAGCTGTATTAGAACAAGATGGGGAGGGTAGCAGGTGGAAGGTGGGCATTGAAGTCTTGGTTACAAAAGACCGCTGCACACATTAAGGTCCACCAATGAAATCACACATGCATGAAAACCCAGGGTCTTGATGTGCTGGTTGTGGAACAGTGAGGAACTTGGAGAGGGGGGAGTGGACGCAGGCTTGAATGTTACCTGTTTTCTCCCAGAGGGACAGGAGCACAAGGACTGAGGCTACATGGAGAGAGGAAGGTGTTCATGGGACCAGGTGAGGAATGGCGTAGAtggatgggtgtgtgtgtgtatgtgtgtatttctgGGTTATTttctatatcctcctgagaccccacccattcatttatgtccattgtagtggacattttatttttgcatctatcttttcactgatgtaaggaaacatatttattcccattgtacactaaagaggacatgctgtgaaattaaaaataaaaataaatttgaaaaaatctaaattgtaagatgtcttatttcctccaaagacaaataacctaaaattgaaggacacttttttccttgggtcttaGGAggatatatattatattgtggtgACCAATTATCCCCGCAATGTAATCATAACCTGTCATTCTGACGTTCCATAGACCCTCGTTTCAGTCCCAACAAAGGGAAACTCTATGAATGCaatcgaaaaactaaaaatgccaaaagtcttctGTTTTGTTCGAGAACTTAAggttaaggtttgggctgggtaggggttatggttctcatagttgggattagggattatgcccatagaaataaatggatggtccccacaaagaaattaatacaaacgtgtgtgtgtgtgtgtgcacatccAGTTAAAGCTGCAAATGTTTAATTGAATTGTCCAGTAATAACATAAGCTCTGCATGTGTGTAGTTTTTATGGATATCCGTGCATGTATGTTTGCTTTTGGATATCAGCCGTGTTCTTGCCTGTTCAATTCGCTGGTCCGCGCCTCTTAGCATTCGCTCTGAGGCACACACCACACATTACATCCTGCCCTCCGAGCTCGCCTTTCATTCTCTCCCTACtcgactgcccccccccccaactcgaAAGCTGATAACATGGTCATCAGGGCGCCAGGCTCCTCTTCAGAAGGGCGCAGGTTCATGTCCTGTCAGAGctagctggggggggtgggggaataTGAACCAGAAATGTATCTGCTCAGCATTCTGGGTGACAGTGAGTCACAAAGCTGACtaataaatcttttaaaagTTTGATTATCTTTGTCAGACTCCTGACGCCCTGATGGATTTACAAAGCCGCTGAGGCCCCCTTTCAAGTTGAAGACATGCCGGCTATCCCTCAAACTCCTCCCTCCAGGCATGGGGCAAAACAGTTGGGGTTAAGACAAGGAGGGGTGCAGCCTGTTGTTAATTTGGAAGCATTTTGGTTGAAACAATGATGGAGACTCCCTATCAGAAACAGCAGTGCTGGCAGGGCTGTTGACTttcaaaatgtacaaaatgGCAGGAAGATCAGAAAATCTAGAAAATTAAACACACTCTCTACGGCCAAACTGgtattacccagaatgcatcaTTGCAGCTGGCCTGAATTAGTGAACAACACGTTCCTCTATGTTCCTGTGGATGGGAAACACCCTCACGATACACATAACCCAGAGGCAAAGTAATACAGCACAAAGGCTCATCAGtgactcatgggagttttactctGATGGGAGTTTTGGCCCTCagaacaaaaatgttctgagggccaaacgaaaaatgattggttcagagagttAACCAATCACaatgtagaggaggtgggtccaagtgactagaggaggtgggaccaaccaatcagatgtattggtgccacctcctctagttgcttggatccacctcctctacattCCAATTGGTTaactctctgaaccaatcatttttcgttcggccctcagaacatttttcaagtaaaactcccacaagctcaTCAGTGAGGTGTTAAATGTACCTCACTTTATGTAATTGGGGCAGAGCCATGTGGAATGCATACAGTGGGGCTTTCAGCCAGAGAGCTGATGAGCGTGGCGGGAGGGGACGGGGGGGGTGATTCTATTTTACTGGTTCTTCTTGAGCTTGCTGGTCCAGCAGGTGTACTGCTGTTTAACAGTTGAGCTCTGGTCCATCAAAAACATGAGCTCCCAACTCACTAAGCGCCATCTTCTGGATTAGCTGTGAGTCTATTCTTTCTCCCTTTATCAAGTATGGGGTGGAAATTTCATTTGGATGGATGTTTAGTAACTGGCCTGTACATTTGTGTGTCCGTGATAATGTCAGCCAATACTTATGCTTATTTATACCTTTTCGTGTTGCGATCTGTTAAAATGATCTTGCACTATGCATGTTGTCCCTTGCCTTTTGTCTTCAGCTCTTCCACTGGAGCCAAGCTTCTCGTAACAGAGGACAGGGGTATATCTGTCAGTCATCCATCTATCAGGTCCGTGATTGGGCAGAAGACAGACAACATCCCGGTGCATGACAGAGGTATGCACCACTGTGGCATGGCAGAGAACCCTGCTGTACCCTTGAGCTGTCTAGTCCAGTAATGCAGGAAATGAGACTTGTCAACCCAGACTAGGTGGAATTATTGTTTGTCGTCAATCACATAGCTAATAATCAAAGGTGAAGCTGACTCCTGTCGTGGAGCTAATGGCCACTCAGTCAGCACTGGAGCGCAAAATGGGAAAAGACTGCGAGCGATTACAAAGGGTCTGAACTAAAACCGTGTTTGCTTCTGGGGAGTGTGGTTCTCTAACACTAACCCAGTGCATCTCAACCCGCTCCTCGGGGGCCCCCAGATagtacatgtttttgctccctcctacaGGTAGGTCCCAATAAGGAGGGAGCAAATATGTCTGCCgtctagcagggagctgggagggagcaaaaatgtgaacagtCTGGGAGTCCCGAGGACTGGTTTAAGATGCACTGGTCTAGGGGGACCTTAAGTTAGTCTACATTTTTACACCCTCCCAGCACACCAGAGTCAAAACATCAAATAATCAAGACCACCCGATACAGATTTTGGAGTTGTGGACCTTTTGACCTCTGCCATGTGTTTCCCTCATGCGAGGCTGGGGATGGAGGTTTCCTGCCACAGTCTGGACTGTGCAACTCTGTCACATCAGAATCTGTCCCCATTTTCCACAGGTAGCCCCAACACTGGACATGGATGCACAGAAATCCCATCTAAGCCTAGGGAGAAGGTAAGCATCCAGTCCCAAGGCCATCCCTCTGAACATGCCATTCTGAATCACTTTATTGGTGaattttaacattttacagTTCTTTAGCCAAATCATACGAAAGTAGGGTCAGCCAAGCCCGCAAGCGACTGAGGGTTAAGGACCATGCGCAAGGGCCcaccagtgacatcactctgccgaccacaGGATTTGCACGCCGTCCGCacccactgagctgcacacCACCCTTTCATTTACATTGCATTCATTTTAGGGGAATAATCTATAAATAACAGTTTTGCATATTTTTACATGTGCAAACAGCCCTTCTTATGAGATCATCTGTTACAATTCCACTGCACTTTCTGCTGGTCTATGGTTAGGCTGTGTGAACAGGATGTCTCACTGTGGACTCAGTCAGAATATTTACGTCCTTTTGGTCTTTTCTGTTAGTTTTGATAAGCACGGTCATTTAGGCGCGTGCGTATCTCCTCTGTCTGACCCTTTAACGCATGTGTTAGCTTAGCGTTTGACCAGatctgtgtttctgtgcagATGGAAGCTGCCAGAGCCAAATTCCACTTCCAGGCACAATCGCCCAAGTGAGATCAGAGCCTGCGTCCTTCATTTTTAATTCACATTGCTGTTTTGCTTGATTAacatattgtgttttttctaaGAGATACTTGTTGTTTTAGTCACTGCTTGTGTTTTTAGCCGACCCTCTTTGACATGATGATACAGGCAGCAGTTCCACTAGCAACAGTATTTACTGATTCTCCACcaagggcgtaggtttggtttcaacattttGATAGGaaccaaatcagccccaaacCCCACGCCCTTCTGAACACACAGGACATGTCCCTACGTTCCATatccaaatctacacccttgcCCTCCATCTGAGCACAAAGGGGTCTCTTGTTCTCTCTCTAGAGAAACATTCATACCCATCTTCCCACCCATGACTGAGGCACTGAATAAGGCATCAATGATACACTCATATGTTAAAAGCTACATTTctttattcatttaaatatatCTATAGACTTTGACAATAGTAAACTTAAGTTTGCTGTGGAGCCATCATGGGGGGCGTGACATGTGATCCTTCCTCCCCACCCACCTAGGGAGCTCACCCTGCAGAAGGGGGACGTAGTCTACATCCATCGGCAGGTGGATGCCAACTGGTACCAGGGGGAACACCATGGCCGGCTGGGTCTCTTTCCGGCTAACTATGTGGAGGTGAGTTTGGCTCTCTGGATTGGCTGGCTAAATGCTTACCAAACTAGCCGGACCGGCTATGACTGGGCAGTCACTCTGAGTGGTGGAACATACCAACATCACTGTAAGACTGAAAAGTCCAAAAATAGCACAGAAAATGTTTGTCGCTGATAGACGCTCAAGTGCTGGAGATGCTACTGGTCATAGTGCTTCTCAAAATTCTTAATCACCTACAGGCGACATTGAACTTTGTCAGCCGAAGTAGTAACTTCTTGATCAATAATATGTGCTGTTGGGTTTCAGTCTCCACCATACTAAAAAATGCATGAGGGTGGCTCGCTGATCTGTTGATGATTTTGATGGAAGCCCCTCTCACCATCGTATTCTCTGCTCCTTCAGATCCTCCCTCCCACGGAGAAGCCGACACCAACCATGGCCCCCGTACAGGATGTGCTGGAATTCGGGGAGGCTGTAGCCCTGTACAACTTCAAAAGCGACCTACCTGTGGAACTGCCTCTCCGAAAGGTCACAGCACAATGTCACATTAACACTAGAGCTGCACGATACCACATCACAATTTAATCACGATTTAATGGTGGATGCACATTAATCACCAGGACTTTAGATGATGGGTGTAAACATTTCTCCTGATGctggcttttatttttttttaacaatatggACGCCACAGTTTAGTAATACATCTGATTAAAAGCTTCAGTTAGCGAAGCACACCACATACTGCCGTTTTGGTATGTCgtggaagcgataagcactgaagtagTGGTGAAGGaaggaacagctcagcagccagaACATCTTATGTAAGAGGAGATAAAGTGGATAAACGaagtaaaaatacatcaatggagtggtggtactttttgcaaaTTAAAGTCCAacacgtttattaaacataaggacacgccgaatttatacagataACTAAcgtttgggcatcacaatatgcctctccttaatattttaggcgtactactaatctgcttaccaaacgCGGGCATAAGTAATGCCGAAAAACTGGCATCCGGACAAATGTTACGCcggtcatctgaagccctggtgattattgtgcacACGCCATGTAATCGTGATGTGATATCATGCAGCTCCAATTAACACTATCTAAGCCATAATTTTTACACTAATTATTAAGCCCTAATTATTAACACTAAGCCCTAATCATATTATCAGGTTTTTGTGTTTCAAGTCAGCAGAACAGAGTACATactgttaattataattaataccaatacTGTTAACCCTCCTCTCCAACCCTCACAGGGTGAGAGGGTCTGTGTTCTTCGGCGAGTGGACAGCAGCTGGCTGGAGGGTAAGCTTCCTGGCTCCAATCGGACCGGCATCTTCCCCTCCAGCTATGTCCAGGTCACCAAGATGCCCCTCGTCAGGTCCCTCAGCTGTGGTACCTCCTCACCCGCAACCGTGACTCTGGGCCACAGCTCTCAGCTCCCACCAGCCCCCACCAGCCCTAAAGGTACACTCATCCCCCCAGTCTCTGCACCTCCCTCATTGGTCCAGCCCCAAACCACGCCCACTCTCACCAAAGAGGCCCCCAATCACATGCTAGTCTCCATTCCTGGTTTTACCTCCACCACTCTACTGCATGCAGTTCAGTCCATGCAGGAAGTAGCCCGACCCCCTGGTGTTGGCACAGGGTGGGGCTCAGATACAGCTGCTGCTTCCAGTCCTGCCCTGAGATCTGTAAGCTCAGCCATGAGCACTTCAAAGACAGTGCGTCAGATTCCCTGCTCCCCTCAGGTAACCCTTGAGTGTATTCTGTGTTTATTCTGTGTTAAGCAGTTAAGAATGCATGTTCATTGCATTGTGCTCTTTATGACAAAATTGAGCTTGAACTTTGTTGCATTTCAGTTTTAAATTTACATGCTAGCCAATAAGTATGTGACTGATTGTAACTTTGTTATGGCAATGAAATTTCCAAAGGGTGAGGTTTTGTTGCTGATCCCAATTTTTGTCTCCCATCTTAGCTGGATTTTCCATCAAGTATCATTCAATCCATTGGCTGTGACAGAACTCCACCCGCAAGACTGGAACTCACTGAACATGGCTGCCCACCGATCCATTGGCCAATGTGAGTCACTCAAGTGGGCTGATGTGGTTCTTTCCTGGATGCTTATTTGGAGTGTGTTCAGTCTCCAAATAAGCATTGTACAATATCTCCACCTACTAGTCAATGGTCGAATGCATGGGAACCCAGGGAATACATTTTCTTGGACAGCTATTTAAGGTGGTCCCAAGAGTCTCGACAATATATAGTGATGTAGGGATAAAGGATGATGACAGGAATGCTGAATCCCCCCCCAACTTCCGTCAGGTACAAAGCCATCTATGACTACATGCCTCAGAAAACAGATGAGCTTGAGCTGAGGGAGCAAGACGTTATCCATGTGCTGGAGAGGTGCGAGGACGGCTGGTTCGTAGGTAAAACACCTCCCTCCAGATCACTGTTCTGTCGCATGTACATGCCATACCATGCTATGACTGGACAGTGATGAGCAGGGTCATGTAGAGGAGCATTCAGTAACGCCTTGATGAAATGGAACCTGACTGCCCTATGCTGATCGTTCTTCAGTACTATGAAGTTAtggcaggttttttttcttgtgtcaaATGTATCAAAGAACCACAATGTGTAACGTGAGCAAGAATGATATTATCAAATGATTCTTCTGCGCAGGTATATCTCAAAGGACGAAAGTGCTTGGGACTTTCCCAGGAAACTATGTGATCCCCCAGTAGATGTGTTCCAGTTCACCGACGGAAGCTGAGTTTTGTTTCAGAACCAGCGGAACCTTTTCAAACCTAAGACGTTCTGTGCCTCTTCAGCCACCTTGTACCCATAATCGAGAGCTCCAGCTTTCCAAAAAGGCAGTCAGAGATGCTAGGGACTGGAATGACAGCATACATCCCTGCTGTGCACAGCTTCATACTCTGACACTAGTAATTGAAGCAGTATTGAAATGCCCTGATGGATGATCAAACCCCCAGCCTAGTTAATTGAGACCACACCACCTGGCAATAGAAACAATGGAAACTAGTTAAACTCTTTCCTGTATTTCAAGAAGTGATGTCATCGCCATTGTGGATGTCCACAGGCTCAGAACACATTAACAGCACAATTCCTGGGTGGCTTTCATTCTGAACAGCAAAGACTTTCAGAAATGTCTTCTGTGTGGTGTAGCCTCCACGCCACAAAACGATTCAACGAAATTTAATGTCACCAAAAGGCTCAGCTTCCACAAAGTGCTTAGAAATGGATCTTGGATCATATTACACTTAGATATACAGTCAGTTTTGGTAACAGTCAAATCAATGAATCAAGTCAGTTTTGTGAAGGACTTCCTAGTGAATAAAGAAAACTGATGACCAGGACAGGATCTGGTGTAACAGGAATGTAACACGTGACAGTGTCTGCTGGTGGTTTACGGAATGACGGAGAACCTCCCAACAGCggaacattaaacattaaacgtATTGTTTCTCAGTGATTCTGATGGATTCAAACAGATTACACATTTCAATTTGCTGATACATATGCATTATTTactgtaatatttttaattttgcaatGTCTGTTATTACAGAACATATGTCTTTTCATTGGCAACATAATGACTGTtaaaaggaaagagtaataagaaGTTAGTGCTCTGTTGACATTGATTCTGGTTTAAAAATCCATTGTTTATGCTTTAGGTTTTGAGTTTACAGCCCCagctacatacatacatatacattagggatgctcatttcgattaattttcccaaccgacaaccgccgttcgttaaccgaacattaaccgttaactgattagattagaatattaaattcctctggggtcggcggtcccgccggcgggatctgacagaaatttcgccaaaccatttaaataactctgcgaggttttatcatatacacatttaaaaaacaccctcagaaaccttggacggtctacttttcaaatatatatataggtagaaactaaatatatttttatagcttcgtgatacgaatagaaagaacaagagtgactgacttaagcgtctgcgtctcgaagcagctctgatcgccttcccacttgcaaattgcgctattcgcatgataacaacatgataatccgacagttagtattggataaagaaatatgtgaatacgcccattgtaaccgaaataaaacaagagcacatgtctgggtagtgtttacaccgatcggctacaatatagcacacggatacgtctctgccgctgaagctttgcgccaatgtttccattttcagcagcaaagctcgtacctgtgttcatggctcagtgggctaagcctgtgtgcctgtaatcacagtcgccgattcaaacccagtgtatttagaacgtgaaaagcgatcttcagctgagatgccacaaaacttcatactactactaataattaaaatatatataaaaacattttaaaccgtttaactgatagtaatattcggtcaaaattaattatttcggttaacggttaaacggtcaaaaggagcatccctaatatacatacatacacacaggtttgtacCTTGTATCTTCTACTGGGAAAACTAAtaccaacatgacgaccttccCAGCTAATAAAATGACGTCCTTTCAACGT
This is a stretch of genomic DNA from Paramormyrops kingsleyae isolate MSU_618 chromosome 7, PKINGS_0.4, whole genome shotgun sequence. It encodes these proteins:
- the LOC111857309 gene encoding vinexin-like isoform X2, which translates into the protein MQSEVVGGDAISFGASDDPSRAQDLPNKTGPESPLRPALPHQAFSAPCWAPETRPVELSGIGPADETGMPTAPRSSVKRRREWYRTMFKQIHKRSEELDLEDPKSRSLDSPTSPRSSSPEDSTCREDFLVRGHVSSGPHEVPPNRGDPGHSVVPKPASLSNIKLEWGGALDGLNQLTPDLPLARLRASSTEVSLASELSKYEAELDSDIQVLERRLSQKHQRQRQPGQGERDRSTRTEATWREEGVHGTSSSTGAKLLVTEDRGISVSHPSIRSVIGQKTDNIPVHDRGSPNTGHGCTEIPSKPREKMEAARAKFHFQAQSPKELTLQKGDVVYIHRQVDANWYQGEHHGRLGLFPANYVEILPPTEKPTPTMAPVQDVLEFGEAVALYNFKSDLPVELPLRKGERVCVLRRVDSSWLEGKLPGSNRTGIFPSSYVQVTKMPLVRSLSCGTSSPATVTLGHSSQLPPAPTSPKGTLIPPVSAPPSLVQPQTTPTLTKEAPNHMLVSIPGFTSTTLLHAVQSMQEVARPPGVGTGWGSDTAAASSPALRSVSSAMSTSKTVRQIPCSPQLDFPSSIIQSIGCDRTPPARLELTEHGCPPIHWPMYKAIYDYMPQKTDELELREQDVIHVLERCEDGWFVGISQRTKVLGTFPGNYVIPQ
- the LOC111857309 gene encoding vinexin-like isoform X1, with translation MQSEQVVGGDAISFGASDDPSRAQDLPNKTGPESPLRPALPHQAFSAPCWAPETRPVELSGIGPADETGMPTAPRSSVKRRREWYRTMFKQIHKRSEELDLEDPKSRSLDSPTSPRSSSPEDSTCREDFLVRGHVSSGPHEVPPNRGDPGHSVVPKPASLSNIKLEWGGALDGLNQLTPDLPLARLRASSTEVSLASELSKYEAELDSDIQVLERRLSQKHQRQRQPGQGERDRSTRTEATWREEGVHGTSSSTGAKLLVTEDRGISVSHPSIRSVIGQKTDNIPVHDRGSPNTGHGCTEIPSKPREKMEAARAKFHFQAQSPKELTLQKGDVVYIHRQVDANWYQGEHHGRLGLFPANYVEILPPTEKPTPTMAPVQDVLEFGEAVALYNFKSDLPVELPLRKGERVCVLRRVDSSWLEGKLPGSNRTGIFPSSYVQVTKMPLVRSLSCGTSSPATVTLGHSSQLPPAPTSPKGTLIPPVSAPPSLVQPQTTPTLTKEAPNHMLVSIPGFTSTTLLHAVQSMQEVARPPGVGTGWGSDTAAASSPALRSVSSAMSTSKTVRQIPCSPQLDFPSSIIQSIGCDRTPPARLELTEHGCPPIHWPMYKAIYDYMPQKTDELELREQDVIHVLERCEDGWFVGISQRTKVLGTFPGNYVIPQ
- the LOC111857309 gene encoding vinexin-like isoform X3 produces the protein MQSEQVVGGDAISFGASDDPSRAQDLPNKTGPESPLRPALPHQAFSAPCWAPETRPVELSGIGPADETGMPTAPRSSVKRRREWYRTMFKQIHKRSEELDLEDPKSRSLDSPTSPRSSSPEDSTCREDFLVRGHVSSGPHEVPPNRGDPGHSVVPKPASLSNIKLEWGGALDGLNQLTPDLPLARLRASSTEVSLASELSKYEAELDSDIQVLERRLSQKHQRQRQPGQGERDRSTRTEATWREEGVHGTSSSTGAKLLVTEDRGISVSHPSIRSVIGQKTDNIPVHDRGSPNTGHGCTEIPSKPREKMEAARAKFHFQAQSPKELTLQKGDVVYIHRQVDANWYQGEHHGRLGLFPANYVEILPPTEKPTPTMAPVQDVLEFGEAVALYNFKSDLPVELPLRKGERVCVLRRVDSSWLEGKLPGSNRTGIFPSSYVQVTKMPLVRSLSCGTSSPATVTLGHSSQLPPAPTSPKVQSMQEVARPPGVGTGWGSDTAAASSPALRSVSSAMSTSKTVRQIPCSPQLDFPSSIIQSIGCDRTPPARLELTEHGCPPIHWPMYKAIYDYMPQKTDELELREQDVIHVLERCEDGWFVGISQRTKVLGTFPGNYVIPQ